In the Haloferula helveola genome, one interval contains:
- a CDS encoding immunoglobulin-like domain-containing protein, whose protein sequence is MKRSTHCLASILTALLISPIASAFPYDSSLPDVPNNVTSTGGAGRLSTTDIIYNIPISAWPGSLYFDIKGGDGGFAKALASVGSDQTAFGGGGARLTASFTVDPTAANALRPGGELRVIAGNTGGSSTANPKAGGGGGGATGILYRPPVEGAEWEILMIAGGGGGGAASTLVVNTFANAGGSGKTTRDGERLSHSTGSTDGEAGGSWVNEAGGGAGIYSGAAEQQGGNRWSAGGTGGEPHDSGPAGGFGLSGGGAGHTASDDCGGGGGGGFSGGGAGNDDDSGNKRWGGGGGSYIDSRAVSPGLFQSPGTTSPGSIRTIHQNPTSGSLSAPTISLSGNNPMTVYDVFLYQEPGASATDCYGNPLTFSTVTPPELAERTHGTYQVSYSATDQFGRTNTVYRTVTVADTPEISISNQDVLENNRSVGVLSADGADEASVSFSLTTLFDSHWFEIDPETHTLKLVDFPDYESPWDSDRNNRYRCQVLVTDAHGLGRSAILDIDVINDNDNRPTAPTLSNDSVSENSTSVGTLSSTDADGDSVSYVIADGYDGAHFQISNRTLSFITAPDFEAPTDDDSDNVYSVRVLATDGLYSRDTVFSITVQALNDNTPSQPVLSSDEVLENTTAVGSITSTDGDGDSVTLTIDGGADASLFTLSGNALSFASAPDHENPADSGADNSYHIEIRASDGTNSSVSAFVIQVLDENDNTPTVPVLSSTSLPENTTTVGILSATDGDGATVGFEIVGGNDAAVFEINGNQLQFKIAPDHESPGDAGADNVYDVQVRSSDSEYTSSPAAFSIHVLDENEFAPTAPALSATGVDEGATTVGALSATDGDGTTPEFRIIGGADSSQFGLEPDGVTLFFVAAPDAESPADANGDNVYEVQVDAWDGVHSTIAAYAITVGNLNDSDPSVPTLSNTIIQENNRTVGNLAATDPDGDSVTYEITGGVDAALFTIQSNVLSFIADPDFESPQDADADNFHTVQIRATDGVRNSASVTFEIEVRNQNDNAPTQPTLSNTSVDENTTTVGTLLSTDAEGNNITFTITGGDDSHLFTIHADGETLEFLSAPDFENPGDADGDNVYELRMVASDRRFSSPLATLEVTVLDIGESTLVAFRSQYGLAADGSGDDEDWSGNGIANLLYHAYGLGDPRDAIVDRSRLPGFEVGAGTHSLRYVRPVQGVGSGLDYVIRVSDDLDGWEDLEDLDSADQPVSETSDDLGDGYERVTLLFNTQTGMPRRFYTIWIEESVE, encoded by the coding sequence ATGAAACGCTCAACGCATTGTCTCGCTTCCATCCTCACCGCACTGCTGATCTCACCGATTGCCAGTGCTTTCCCATACGACAGCAGTTTGCCCGATGTTCCGAACAACGTCACAAGCACCGGAGGTGCCGGTCGCTTGAGCACCACGGACATCATTTACAACATTCCGATAAGTGCCTGGCCGGGGTCGCTCTACTTTGACATCAAAGGAGGCGATGGCGGATTTGCCAAAGCCTTGGCATCGGTCGGCTCGGACCAGACGGCCTTTGGTGGCGGCGGGGCACGGCTGACGGCCTCATTCACGGTTGATCCGACAGCGGCAAACGCCCTTCGGCCGGGCGGGGAATTGAGGGTGATTGCTGGAAACACGGGCGGAAGCTCGACCGCAAACCCCAAGGCTGGCGGAGGTGGAGGAGGGGCGACGGGAATCCTCTACCGGCCTCCGGTTGAGGGAGCGGAGTGGGAGATCCTGATGATCGCCGGTGGCGGTGGAGGCGGGGCGGCGTCCACTCTCGTCGTCAACACCTTTGCCAACGCGGGCGGCAGTGGCAAGACCACGAGGGATGGTGAGCGTTTGAGCCATTCCACCGGCTCGACCGATGGTGAGGCGGGTGGAAGCTGGGTAAACGAGGCCGGTGGCGGCGCAGGAATCTATAGCGGTGCCGCCGAGCAACAGGGCGGTAACAGGTGGAGCGCCGGTGGCACCGGAGGCGAGCCGCACGACAGCGGCCCGGCAGGAGGTTTCGGACTCTCCGGCGGTGGTGCCGGACATACCGCGTCCGACGATTGTGGCGGCGGCGGCGGCGGCGGTTTTTCCGGTGGCGGTGCGGGCAACGACGACGATTCGGGCAACAAGCGTTGGGGAGGCGGTGGCGGAAGCTACATCGACAGCCGTGCTGTTTCCCCCGGGCTCTTTCAAAGCCCTGGAACCACCAGCCCGGGCTCCATCAGGACCATCCATCAGAATCCCACCAGCGGTTCCCTGAGCGCCCCGACGATCAGCCTCAGCGGAAACAACCCCATGACGGTTTACGATGTTTTCCTCTACCAGGAGCCGGGCGCCTCCGCGACCGATTGCTACGGCAACCCGCTGACGTTCTCGACCGTTACTCCCCCGGAACTCGCAGAGAGGACCCATGGCACCTATCAGGTCTCCTACTCGGCGACCGACCAATTCGGCCGAACCAACACCGTTTACCGAACCGTGACGGTGGCGGACACCCCCGAGATCAGCATCTCCAACCAGGACGTGCTGGAGAACAACAGGTCGGTCGGCGTGCTGTCGGCAGATGGAGCGGACGAGGCCTCGGTCTCCTTCTCGCTCACGACCCTCTTTGACAGTCACTGGTTCGAGATCGACCCGGAGACGCATACACTTAAATTGGTGGATTTCCCCGACTACGAATCGCCTTGGGACTCCGATCGTAACAACCGCTATCGATGTCAAGTCCTTGTCACCGACGCCCACGGCCTGGGGAGAAGCGCCATACTCGATATCGATGTCATCAATGATAACGACAATCGGCCGACCGCGCCGACACTGAGCAACGATTCCGTTTCCGAAAACTCGACGTCGGTAGGCACCTTGTCGTCGACGGATGCGGATGGTGATTCCGTCTCCTACGTCATCGCCGACGGTTACGATGGCGCCCATTTCCAGATTTCCAACCGAACGCTTTCGTTCATTACGGCACCGGACTTCGAGGCCCCCACAGACGATGACTCGGACAATGTTTACAGCGTCCGGGTCTTGGCCACCGACGGCCTATATAGCAGGGACACTGTTTTCTCTATCACGGTCCAAGCTCTCAACGACAACACTCCTAGCCAGCCGGTATTGAGCAGTGACGAGGTCCTCGAGAACACCACGGCGGTGGGCTCCATCACCTCGACGGATGGAGATGGCGACAGTGTCACCCTAACGATCGACGGCGGTGCCGATGCCAGCCTCTTCACCCTGAGCGGGAACGCCCTTTCGTTTGCTTCCGCGCCCGATCACGAGAATCCCGCCGATTCCGGGGCTGACAACAGCTACCACATCGAGATCCGCGCGAGCGACGGGACCAACTCCTCCGTTTCCGCCTTCGTGATCCAGGTGCTGGATGAAAATGACAACACGCCCACCGTACCGGTGTTGAGTTCGACAAGCCTGCCGGAGAACACGACCACGGTCGGGATCCTGAGCGCGACCGATGGTGATGGCGCGACGGTTGGTTTTGAAATTGTCGGCGGCAACGATGCGGCAGTGTTCGAGATCAACGGGAACCAGTTGCAGTTCAAAATCGCTCCGGACCACGAGTCCCCCGGCGATGCCGGTGCCGACAATGTTTACGATGTCCAGGTCCGGTCGAGTGATTCAGAGTACACATCAAGCCCGGCTGCATTCTCGATTCATGTGCTGGATGAGAACGAATTCGCTCCGACCGCTCCCGCGCTGAGCGCGACTGGGGTGGACGAAGGTGCGACGACCGTGGGCGCGCTGAGTGCGACCGACGGGGACGGAACGACTCCCGAATTCAGGATCATCGGAGGAGCGGACAGCAGCCAATTCGGTCTCGAGCCCGATGGCGTCACGCTGTTCTTCGTGGCGGCACCGGACGCCGAGTCTCCCGCGGATGCCAATGGCGACAACGTTTACGAAGTCCAGGTCGATGCGTGGGACGGAGTTCACAGCACGATTGCGGCGTATGCGATCACGGTCGGCAACCTCAACGACAGCGATCCCTCGGTGCCGACGCTGAGCAACACGATCATCCAGGAAAACAACAGGACGGTCGGCAATCTCGCCGCCACCGATCCGGATGGCGATTCCGTGACCTATGAGATCACCGGCGGCGTGGATGCCGCACTGTTCACGATCCAGTCGAACGTCCTGTCCTTCATCGCCGACCCGGACTTCGAGAGCCCTCAGGACGCCGATGCGGACAATTTCCACACCGTGCAGATCCGCGCGACCGACGGGGTGCGGAACTCCGCCAGCGTGACCTTCGAGATCGAGGTCAGGAATCAGAACGACAACGCGCCAACACAGCCAACCTTGAGCAATACGAGTGTCGATGAAAACACCACGACAGTGGGAACCCTGCTCTCGACGGATGCCGAAGGCAACAACATCACCTTCACGATAACCGGGGGTGACGACAGCCACCTTTTCACGATCCATGCGGATGGGGAAACGCTGGAGTTCCTCTCGGCGCCTGATTTCGAGAACCCGGGTGATGCGGATGGCGATAACGTCTACGAGTTACGGATGGTCGCGAGTGACCGGAGGTTCTCATCTCCCTTGGCGACCCTCGAAGTCACCGTTCTGGACATCGGGGAATCCACTCTGGTCGCGTTCCGCAGCCAGTATGGCCTTGCCGCCGACGGTTCCGGCGACGACGAGGACTGGTCGGGCAACGGCATCGCGAACCTTCTCTACCACGCTTACGGGTTGGGTGACCCGCGCGATGCGATCGTGGACCGCTCACGGCTTCCGGGCTTCGAGGTCGGCGCAGGCACGCATTCGCTCCGCTATGTTCGGCCGGTGCAGGGCGTCGGTTCCGGATTGGACTACGTGATCCGCGTTTCGGATGATCTGGACGGTTGGGAGGACCTCGAGGATCTGGACAGCGCGGACCAACCCGTGTCGGAAACGAGCGATGACCTCGGAGACGGCTACGAGCGGGTCACGTTGCTGTTCAACACGCAGACCGGCATGCCCAGGCGTTTCTACACGATATGGATCGAGGAATCCGTTGAGTGA
- a CDS encoding HAMP domain-containing sensor histidine kinase, protein MRPLSLKWKIQLWYAVMLAVLLVALSYGYYRSESRHRLDAFDDALDKMIHPIMNAVGRKGPRGGRGDRPPPGRPPFGFDPPSGRPGLEDQVSRSRLDDEASRKGVEGWEAVNFNDIQLEVRGPRGEDSDTLFESLEEKLGDYGFYAIVWNSASLGVVASSSLAPEIEPPPIPQGGYWKRTRDNRYREIAHRTPRDIVFVGFDLQGLHKELAALRGRIMGGAFGIWLLGVAVGWLFVSRALKHLQVIERSAERIANGELSERIPEPTGGKSAELVQLTDELNRTYAQLESLFDKQVRFTADASHELRTPLTALNANLALALEPGRSPTEVDGILKSSKRSSERLNRIIGDLLDLSRYDSGRHKLGCDSLALDPLIEGLAEELQAYVIEKGSTLVTELNGGNVFCDPFRIEQVITNLVNNALQHNPEPIMIALRTRQESEFSVIEVVDNGIGIQPENLDKLFDRFFQEDSSHQKKGKHYNIGLGLSICQAIVAAHSGTLTVASNPGRETIFTIRLPKERPSTTNPRLGEAVPA, encoded by the coding sequence ATGCGGCCGCTCTCGCTCAAATGGAAGATCCAGCTCTGGTATGCGGTGATGCTTGCCGTGCTTCTGGTCGCGCTCAGCTACGGCTATTACCGTAGCGAGTCCCGGCACAGGCTCGACGCATTTGACGACGCGCTCGACAAGATGATCCACCCGATCATGAACGCGGTCGGCAGGAAGGGACCCAGGGGAGGAAGGGGAGACCGTCCTCCTCCTGGAAGGCCGCCGTTCGGTTTTGACCCTCCGTCCGGCAGGCCCGGTCTCGAAGATCAGGTCAGCAGGTCCCGTCTGGACGACGAAGCCAGCAGAAAGGGTGTCGAAGGATGGGAGGCCGTGAATTTCAACGACATCCAGTTGGAAGTGCGCGGACCCCGCGGCGAAGACAGCGATACCCTCTTCGAGAGTCTCGAAGAGAAGCTCGGAGACTATGGCTTCTATGCCATCGTTTGGAACAGCGCGTCTCTCGGAGTTGTGGCCAGCTCGTCACTGGCCCCGGAGATTGAGCCGCCGCCGATTCCACAGGGCGGGTACTGGAAGCGGACGCGCGACAACCGGTACCGGGAGATCGCGCATCGGACTCCGCGGGACATCGTTTTCGTGGGTTTCGACCTGCAGGGGCTCCACAAGGAACTCGCCGCCCTCAGGGGCAGAATCATGGGTGGAGCCTTCGGTATCTGGCTCTTGGGTGTCGCCGTCGGTTGGCTCTTCGTCTCCCGCGCGCTCAAACATCTGCAGGTGATCGAGCGCTCGGCGGAGCGGATCGCGAACGGCGAGCTGTCCGAGCGCATTCCCGAGCCCACAGGGGGCAAGTCTGCCGAACTCGTGCAATTGACGGACGAACTGAACCGGACCTACGCGCAACTCGAGTCGCTCTTCGACAAACAGGTGCGATTCACTGCCGACGCTTCGCATGAACTGCGCACGCCGTTGACGGCATTGAATGCCAATCTTGCGCTGGCGTTGGAACCGGGCCGCTCACCGACCGAGGTCGACGGGATTTTGAAAAGCAGCAAACGCTCTTCGGAGCGTCTCAATCGGATCATCGGAGATCTACTCGATCTGTCGCGCTACGATTCGGGTCGCCACAAGCTTGGCTGCGATTCGCTGGCACTGGACCCGCTCATTGAGGGTCTCGCGGAAGAGCTTCAGGCCTACGTGATTGAGAAAGGCAGCACGCTTGTGACCGAGCTGAACGGCGGGAATGTCTTTTGTGATCCTTTCCGGATCGAGCAGGTCATCACCAATCTGGTCAACAACGCGCTGCAGCACAATCCCGAGCCGATCATGATTGCGTTGCGTACGAGGCAAGAGTCGGAGTTCTCCGTGATCGAAGTCGTGGACAACGGCATCGGCATCCAGCCCGAAAATCTGGATAAGCTCTTTGACCGCTTTTTTCAGGAGGACAGCTCCCATCAAAAGAAAGGGAAGCACTACAACATCGGCCTCGGGCTCTCGATTTGCCAGGCCATCGTTGCAGCTCATTCGGGAACGCTCACCGTAGCCAGCAACCCGGGTCGGGAGACAATCTTCACGATCCGCCTTCCGAAGGAGCGTCCTTCAACGACAAATCCGCGCCTCGGCGAGGCTGTCCCGGCGTAG